The following are encoded together in the Daucus carota subsp. sativus chromosome 5, DH1 v3.0, whole genome shotgun sequence genome:
- the LOC108223433 gene encoding L-ascorbate oxidase homolog: MWVDSAFLLSLCVALVGIVGAEDPYRFFNWNVTYGDIYPLGVRQQGILINGQFPGPDIHSVTNDNLIINVFNSLDQPFLLSWSGIQQRRNSFVDGVYGTTCPIPPGRNYTYILQVKDQIGSFYYFPSLAFHKAAGGFGGIRILSRPRIPVPFDEPAGDYTVLIGDWYKANHTDLRKHLDAGKKLPFPDGVLINGRGPNGLSFNVEQGKTYRLRICNVGLEHSLNFRIQGHKMKLVEVEGTHTLQTSYSFLDVHVGQCYSVLVTADQPSQDYYIVASTRFTTQILTGIAILKYSNSAGPVSGPPPGGPTIQVDWSLNQARSIRTNLTASGPRPNPQGSYHYGMIPTSRTIRLSSSAGQVGGKQRYGVNSVSFVPADTPLKLADYFNIQGVFRVNSISPNPTGGGLYLDTSVLGADFRAFVEIVFENTEDIIQSWHIDGYSFFVVGMDGGQWNSGSRNNYNLRDAIARTTVQVYPMSWTAIYVALDNVGMWNVRSEFWARQYLGQQFYMRVYAGTNSIRDEYPIPKNARLCGRAAGRHTRPL; this comes from the exons atgtgGGTGGATTCAGCATTTTTGCTGAGTTTGTGTGTGGCTCTGGTGGGCATTGTTGGAGCAGAGGATCCTTATAGGTTCTTTAACTGGAATGTCACTTATGGTGATATCTACCCTCTCGGCGTTCGCCAACAG GGGATCTTGATTAATGGACAGTTTCCTGGACCAGACATTCATTCAGTTACAAATGATAATCTAATTATTAATGTGTTTAACAGCTTAGACCAACCTTTTCTACTCTCCTG GTCTGGGATTCAGCAGAGAAGAAATTCATTTGTGGATGGAGTTTATGGAACAACTTGCCCGATCCCTCCTGGCAGAAACTACACGTACATCCTACAAGTCAAGGATCAGATCGGAAGCTTTTACTACTTCCCTTCTCTTGCATTCCACAAAGCAGCTGGCGGTTTTGGTGGCATCCGAATTCTCAGCCGTCCCAGAATCCCTGTACCATTCGACGAACCTGCAGGCGACTACACTGTCCTGATTGGAGACTGGTACAAGGCCAATCACACG GATTTGAGGAAACACTTGGACGCTGGTAAGAAGTTACCCTTTCCTGATGGCGTTCTTATTAATGGACGTGGACCTAATGGACTCTCTTTTAACGTCGAACAAG GAAAAACATACAGGCTGAGAATATGCAATGTGGGGCTAGAACATTCGCTCAATTTTCGCATTCAAGGTCACAAGATGAAACTAGTTGAGGTGGAAGGAACACACACATTGCAAACATCCTACTCCTTTTTAGATGTTCATGTTGGCCAATGTTACTCAGTGCTGGTCACCGCTGACCAACCATCTCAAGACTACTACATTGTTGCATCGACTCGTTTTACCACTCAAATCCTCACTGGCATTGCTATTCTCAAGTACAGCAACTCCGCTGGTCCAGTCTCAGGCCCACCCCCTGGTGGACCTACCATCCAGGTTGATTGGTCTTTAAACCAGGCCCGATCTATCAG GACTAATCTTACAGCAAGTGGACCAAGACCTAACCCACAGGGTTCCTACCATTATGGTATGATACCCACTAGCAGAACTATCAGACTGTCCAGTTCAGCTGGTCAAGTCGGTGGCAAGCAGAGATATGGAGTCAACAGTGTCTCTTTTGTGCCAGCTGACACTCCCTTGAAGCTCGCTGACTACTTCAACATCCAAGGAGTTTTTCGAGTTAATAGCATCTCTCCCAACCCCACCGGTGGGGGCTTGTACCTTGACACTTCTGTTCTGGGCGCTGATTTCAGAGCCTTTGTCGAAATTGTGTTTGAAAATACAGAAGATATCATTCAGAGCTGGCACATTGACGGATATTCTTTCTTTGTAGTGGG AATGGATGGAGGGCAATGGAACTCAGGTAGCAGAAACAATTACAATCTCCGCGATGCAATTGCACGGACCACAGTTCAG GTGTACCCCATGTCCTGGACTGCGATTTACGTGGCTCTTGACAACGTGGGAATGTGGAACGTCAGGTCGGAATTTTGGGCACGACAATACCTGGGACAACAATTCTATATGCGAGTTTATGCTGGTACCAACTCAATAAGAGATGAATACCCCATCCCCAAGAATGCTCGCCTGTGTGGCAGGGCTGCCGGACGACACACTCGACCCCTTTAA
- the LOC108220932 gene encoding phosphopantothenoylcysteine decarboxylase, with product MAEPNGAPRKPRILLASSGSVAAIKFSNLCSSFSDWAEVRAVATKASLHFIDRASLPKDVTLYTDDDEWSTWSKIGDGVLHIELRRWADIMVIAPLSANTLGKIANGLCDNLLTCIVRAWDYSKPLFVAPAMNTFMWNNVFTEKHLMSVDELGISLIPPVSKRLACDDFGNGAMAEPSLIFSTVRLFVESKAQSGGSNNQ from the exons ATGGCAGAACCAAATGGTGCTCCGAGAAAACCCCGGATATTACTTGCTTCAAGTGGAAGTGTAGCTGCCATAAAGTTTAGTAACCTTTGCAGTAGCTTTTCTGACTGGGCTGAAGTAAGAGCTGTTGCGACCAAAGCTTCTTTACATTTCATTGATAGAGCATCACTACCTAAAGATGTGACTCTATATACGGATGATGATGAATGGTCTACTTGGTCAAAGATCGGTGACGGTGTCCTTCACATTGAGCTCCGCAGGTGGGCTGATATCATGGTAATTGCTCCATTATCAGCAAACACCCTTGGGAAG ATTGCTAATGGATTGTGTGACAACCTGCTGACCTGCATTGTGCGAGCATGGGACTATTCCAAACCTCTCTTTGTGGCCCCTGCTATGAACACCTTCATGTGGAACAATGTTTTCACAGAAAAGCATCTTATGTCAGTTGACGAACTTGGAATTTCTCTAATTCCACCAGTATCCAAGAGGCTTGCCTGCGATGACTTTGGGAATGGTGCCATGGCTGAACCGTCACTCATCTTCTCAACTGTGAGGCTTTTTGTAGAGTCAAAGGCACAGTCAGGTGGTAGTAATAATCAGTAA
- the LOC108219837 gene encoding enoyl-CoA hydratase 2, peroxisomal codes for MEKSSMINPELVVNYKFPEETFTYDERDATLYALGVGACARNALDDKELKYVYHEDGQKFIKVLPTFAAIYPLGVDVAGIPGLSFDPRLLLHGQQFIEIYKPLPTHGCIRNKTRVVGLHDKGKAAVIEIEVTSCMESSDEPICMNRLTLFLRGAGGFSKAQRPYSYSNYLTNQSLAFKHPKSQPFAVYEECTLPSQALLYRLSGDYNPLHSDPAFAGKAGFSRPILHGLCTLGFAVRAIIRCICGGDPSMVKSISGRLLLHVYPGETLATEMWLEGSSVMYQVKVKERNKTVLSGIVNLNHLASSL; via the exons ATGGAGAAAAGCTCTATGATCAACCCTGAGCTTGTTGTTAATTACAAATTCCCCGAG GAGACATTCACTTATGATGAGAG AGATGCAACCCTGTATGCACTAGGTGTTGGAGCATGTGCAAGAAATGCTTTAGATGACAAAGAGCTCAAATATGTTTATCATGAAGATGGGCAGAAATTCATCAAG GTCTTGCCAACTTTTGCAGCTATATATCCTCTTGGAGTGGATGTTGCAGGAATACCTGGCTTGTC TTTTGATCCGCGTTTATTATTACATGGACAACAGTTCATAGAAATCTACAAGCCATTGCCGACTCATGGTTGC ATACGGAATAAAACACGTGTTGTAGGATTGCATGATAAAG GTAAAGCAGCTGTTATTGAAattgaagttacaagttgtatGGAGTCATCTGATGAGCCGATCTGCATGAATCG GTTAACACTATTTTTAAGGGGTGCTGGGGGCTTCTCAAAGGCACAACGCCCATATTCTTACTCGAACTATCTCACCAATCAAAGCTTAGCTTTTAAGCATCCAAAAAGTCAGCCCTTTGCAGTTTACGAGGAATGTACTCTGCCGTCACAG GCATTGCTATACAGGTTGTCTGGTGATTATAATCCTTTGCACTCTGATCCAGCGTTTGCAGGAAAGGCAGG ATTTTCTCGCCCTATACTGCATGGGCTTTGCACTCTTGGGTTTGCAGTCAGAGCTATAATCAGATGTATATGTGGAGGAGACCCCAGCATGGTCAAAAGTATATCAGGTCGACTACTTCTGCATGTGTACCCTGGAGAAACATTAGCAACAGAGATGTGGCTAGAAGGCTCAAG TGTAATGTACCAAGTGAAGGTGAAAGAACGGAACAAGACAGTCCTTTCTGGCATAGTGAATCTGAATCATCTAGCTTCATCATTATGA